A part of Tachysurus vachellii isolate PV-2020 chromosome 4, HZAU_Pvac_v1, whole genome shotgun sequence genomic DNA contains:
- the tubb1 gene encoding tubulin beta-1 chain, producing the protein MREIVHLQIGQCGNQISSKFWEVISEEHGINAVGTYEGDTALQLERVSVYFNEANGGKYVPRALLVDLEPGTIDSVRSSHIGELFRPDNFIHGTSGAGNNWAKGHYTEGAELVEQVLDRVRTEAESCDCLQGFQFVHSLGGGTGSGMGTLLINKIREEFPDRIMNSFSVMPSPKVSDTVVEPYNATLSIHQLIESTDETFCIDNEALYDICFRTLKLTNPTYGDLNHLVSMTMSGVTTSLRFPGQLNADLRKLAVNMVPFPRLHFFMPGFAPLTPRGCQQYQALSVPELTQQMFDARNMMTACDPRHGRYLTVAAVFRGHMSTKEVDEQMLAVQKKNSNYFVDWIPHNVKVAVCDIPPRGLKMAATFIGNNTAIQEIFRRVGEQFAMMFRRKAFLHWYTGEGMDEMEFTEAESNLNDLVSEYQQYQDATAEMECEPEEEITEVEGNPATVINSRVDIKTETMSED; encoded by the exons ATGCGTGAGATTGTTCATCTTCAGATCGGACAGTGTggaaatcaaatcagttcaaag tTCTGGGAAGTTATCAGTGAGGAACATGGTATCAATGCAGTGGGAACCTATGAGGGGGACACAGCGCTTCAGCTGGAGAGAGTCAGTGTCTACTTTAATGAAGCAAACG GTGGGAAGTATGTCCCCCGGGCATTGTTGGTGGATTTGGAACCAGGAACAATAGACAGTGTGAGGAGCAGTCACATTGGAGAACTCTTCAGACCGGACAACTTCATTCATG GGACTTCTGGAGCTGGAAATAACTGGGCAAAAGGTCACTACACAGAAGGTGCTGAGCTAGTTGAGCAAGTATTAGACCGTGTCCGTACTGAAGCTGAAAGCTGTGACTGCCTGCAAGGCTTCCAGTTTGTTCACTCCTTGGGTGGTGGTACTGGTTCAGGAATGGGCACCCTTCTCATCAACAAAATCCGTGAAGAGTTTCCAGATCGAATAATGAATAGCTTTAGTGTCATGCCCTCTCCTAAAGTCTCTGACACGGTAGTGGAGCCTTATAATGCCACACTGTCCATTCACCAACTCATTGAGAGTACAGATGAGACATTCTGCATTGACAATGAAGCTCTTTATGATATCTGTTTCCGAACACTGAAGCTCACCAACCCAACATATGGAGATCTCAATCATCTTGTGTCTATGACTATGAGTGGAGTCACAACTTCTCTGCGCTTCCCTGGTCAGCTGAACGCTGACCTCCGCAAGCTGGCTGTCAACATGGTGCCTTTTCCCCGCCTTCACTTCTTTATGCCTGGCTTTGCACCTCTCACACCTCGAGGGTGTCAACAATACCAGGCCCTTTCTGTTCCCGAGCTCACCCAGCAGATGTTTGATGCCCGGAACATGATGACGGCATGTGATCCCCGTCATGGCCGCTACCTCACTGTTGCAGCAGTTTTTCGTGGCCACATGTCCACTAAAGAGGTGGATGAGCAAATGCTTGCTGTTCAGAAGAAGAACAGCAATTACTTTGTGGATTGGATCCCCCACAATGTTAAAGTGGCCGTTTGTGACATCCCACCACGTGGCCTTAAAATGGCAGCTACCTTCATTGGAAACAACACAGCAATCCAAGAAATATTCCGGCGGGTCGGGGAGCAATTTGCCATGATGTTCCGCAGGAAGGCTTTTCTGCACTGGTACACAGGAGAAGGAATGGATGAGATGGAGTTCACAGAGGCCGAGAGCAACCTGAATGATCTGGTATCCGAATACCAGCAATATCAGGATGCCACAGCTGAGATGGAGTGTGAGCCAGAGGAAGAAATAACAGAGGTAGAGGGAAATCCAGcaacagtaataaacagcagagTAGATATAAAAACTGAGACTATGAGTGAAGATTAG